Proteins encoded together in one Mycobacterium sp. MS1601 window:
- a CDS encoding SAM-dependent methyltransferase → MPRTDNDTWDLASSVGATATMVAAARAMATQAPNPVIDDPFAEPLVRAVGVDFFTKLASGELKPEDLDPGTEASAPMGVMRFVDGMAARTRFFDEFFQSATRAGVRQAVILASGLDARAYRLTWPTGTVVYEIDQPEVIEFKRRAIADLGAHPTTELRPVAIDLRDDWVTALREAGLDTTEPIAWIAEGLLGYLPGQAQDTLLDQITELSPAGSRFALEVMPVIRADEQEAARERMHSVTTKWQEHGFDLDFSELTFLGERADASAFLAERGWQVEAVRANDLIVAAGLIPVEDDQVGFGDVHYITALR, encoded by the coding sequence ATGCCGCGCACCGACAACGACACCTGGGACCTCGCCTCCAGCGTGGGCGCCACCGCCACCATGGTGGCCGCGGCGCGGGCCATGGCCACCCAGGCCCCCAACCCGGTGATCGACGATCCGTTCGCCGAGCCTCTGGTACGCGCCGTCGGCGTCGACTTCTTCACCAAGCTGGCCTCCGGTGAGCTCAAGCCCGAGGACCTCGACCCCGGGACCGAGGCGTCGGCCCCGATGGGTGTCATGCGGTTCGTCGACGGCATGGCCGCCCGCACCCGCTTCTTCGACGAGTTCTTCCAGTCCGCCACCCGGGCCGGCGTCCGGCAGGCCGTCATTCTTGCGTCCGGCCTCGACGCGCGCGCCTACCGGCTGACATGGCCGACTGGAACGGTCGTCTACGAGATCGACCAACCCGAGGTCATCGAATTCAAGCGCCGGGCCATCGCCGATCTGGGCGCCCACCCCACCACCGAGCTTCGCCCGGTGGCCATCGATCTGCGCGACGACTGGGTGACGGCGCTTCGCGAGGCCGGACTCGACACCACCGAGCCCATCGCCTGGATCGCCGAGGGACTGCTGGGTTACCTGCCCGGCCAGGCGCAGGACACACTGCTGGACCAGATCACCGAGCTGAGCCCCGCCGGCAGCCGCTTCGCCCTCGAGGTGATGCCGGTCATCAGGGCCGACGAGCAGGAGGCGGCCCGCGAACGGATGCATTCGGTGACCACGAAGTGGCAGGAGCACGGGTTCGATCTGGACTTCTCCGAGCTGACCTTCCTCGGCGAGCGGGCCGACGCCTCGGCCTTTCTGGCCGAGCGTGGCTGGCAGGTGGAGGCGGTGCGGGCAAACGATCTGATCGTCGCGGCCGGCCTCATACCCGTCGAGGACGACCAGGTCGGCTTCGGCGACGTTCACTACATCACTGCGCTGCGGTGA
- a CDS encoding sigma-70 family RNA polymerase sigma factor produces MDDADGVALRSLYDAHAAALWRYALRLTGDRARAEDVVQETLLRAWEHPEAIDDTRRPARAWLFTVARNMIIDERRSARFRRESPDTGIELPGPDEVNAALDRLLLGDAMAQLSADHRAVIRRSYYLGWSTTQIADDLQIAEGTVKSRLHYAVRALRLVLQEMGVTR; encoded by the coding sequence GTGGACGACGCGGATGGAGTTGCGCTGCGCTCGCTGTACGACGCGCATGCTGCCGCGCTGTGGCGATACGCCCTGCGCTTGACCGGTGATCGGGCCCGCGCCGAAGACGTGGTGCAGGAGACGCTGCTGCGAGCCTGGGAACATCCCGAGGCGATCGACGACACCCGACGGCCCGCCAGGGCCTGGCTGTTCACCGTGGCCCGCAACATGATCATCGACGAACGCCGCAGTGCGCGCTTCCGCCGTGAGTCACCGGACACCGGCATCGAGCTGCCAGGCCCGGACGAAGTCAATGCGGCGCTGGACCGGCTGCTGCTGGGCGATGCCATGGCGCAACTGTCCGCCGACCACCGGGCGGTGATCCGCCGGTCGTACTACTTGGGCTGGTCCACCACCCAGATCGCCGACGATCTGCAGATCGCCGAAGGCACCGTGAAATCGCGGCTGCACTACGCCGTGCGGGCACTGCGACTGGTCCTGCAGGAGATGGGGGTGACGCGATGA
- a CDS encoding anti-sigma factor family protein produces the protein MTNADPYAMWDAAYVLGSLSSAERREYEAHLVTCRQCRSAVSEISGMPALLSLLDCETVGDDAPVQDLPPDFGALMAAAAAATRRHRSWLMFASAAAAVLVIGLATGLAMVWWRSVPAGQPALELTAVTPSSYSATVRLAEHDWGTEIMMSCTYADRPDEPADIDRLVMVAVGDDGTRTRLATWNATAGTTASPHASTSLAVDDIAAVQVVDDESGEVLLERALDATAR, from the coding sequence ATGACGAACGCCGACCCTTATGCCATGTGGGACGCCGCCTACGTGCTGGGTTCGCTGTCCAGCGCCGAGCGACGCGAGTACGAGGCACACCTGGTGACGTGCCGGCAGTGCCGCTCCGCAGTTTCCGAGATCAGCGGCATGCCGGCCCTGCTGTCGCTGCTGGACTGCGAGACCGTGGGCGATGACGCTCCCGTCCAGGACCTGCCGCCGGATTTCGGTGCGCTGATGGCGGCGGCGGCGGCGGCGACCCGGCGCCACCGGTCGTGGTTGATGTTCGCCTCTGCCGCCGCCGCGGTGCTGGTGATCGGATTGGCGACGGGCTTGGCGATGGTGTGGTGGCGGTCGGTGCCGGCCGGACAGCCGGCGCTGGAACTCACAGCGGTCACCCCGTCGTCGTACTCGGCGACGGTGAGGCTGGCTGAGCATGACTGGGGCACCGAGATCATGATGTCCTGCACGTACGCCGACCGGCCCGACGAACCGGCCGACATCGACCGTCTTGTCATGGTGGCGGTCGGGGACGACGGCACCAGGACACGCTTGGCAACGTGGAATGCGACAGCAGGAACCACCGCGTCACCGCATGCCAGTACCTCGCTGGCCGTCGACGACATCGCCGCAGTGCAGGTGGTGGATGACGAATCCGGTGAGGTGCTGTTGGAGCGTGCCCTCGACGCCACCGCGCGTTGA
- the mmsB gene encoding 3-hydroxyisobutyrate dehydrogenase — protein sequence MTTIAFLGLGNMGGPMAVNLVGAGHTVRAFDLVPALRDAVEAKGATVFDSGAEAASGADVVITSLPNGAIVKSCYAEALPAAKPGTLFIDTSTISVDDAREINAQATEGGFLQIDAPVSGGVKGATAGTLAFMVGGSDEAVERARPVLEPMAGKIIHCGASGTGQAAKLCNNMVLAVQQIAIGEAFVLAEKLGLSDQSLFDVITGATGNCWSVHTNCPVPGPVPTSPANNDFKPGFATALMNKDLGLAMAAVSSTGSNAPLGTHAAEIYAKFNEEHAGEDFSAVINSLR from the coding sequence ATGACGACGATCGCGTTCCTGGGCCTGGGCAACATGGGCGGCCCCATGGCGGTGAACCTGGTGGGGGCCGGCCACACGGTGCGGGCCTTCGATCTGGTGCCGGCTCTGCGTGATGCGGTGGAAGCCAAGGGCGCCACGGTGTTCGACAGCGGTGCCGAAGCGGCGTCCGGGGCCGACGTGGTGATCACCTCGCTGCCCAACGGCGCCATCGTGAAGTCCTGTTACGCCGAGGCGCTGCCTGCCGCCAAACCGGGCACCTTGTTCATCGACACGTCCACCATCTCTGTCGACGATGCCCGCGAGATCAATGCCCAGGCCACCGAAGGCGGCTTCCTGCAGATCGACGCCCCGGTCTCCGGTGGGGTCAAGGGCGCCACTGCCGGCACACTGGCCTTCATGGTGGGCGGCAGCGACGAGGCCGTCGAACGCGCCCGCCCGGTGCTGGAGCCCATGGCGGGCAAGATCATTCACTGCGGCGCCTCCGGCACCGGCCAGGCGGCCAAACTGTGCAACAACATGGTGCTGGCGGTGCAGCAGATCGCCATCGGTGAGGCGTTTGTGCTGGCCGAGAAGCTGGGTCTGTCGGATCAGTCGCTGTTCGACGTCATCACCGGCGCCACCGGCAATTGCTGGTCGGTGCACACCAACTGCCCGGTGCCAGGACCGGTGCCGACGTCACCGGCCAACAACGATTTCAAGCCGGGATTCGCCACCGCCCTGATGAACAAAGACCTGGGCCTGGCGATGGCTGCGGTGTCCTCCACCGGATCCAACGCTCCGCTGGGCACCCACGCCGCCGAGATCTACGCGAAGTTCAACGAGGAGCATGCCGGCGAGGACTTCAGCGCCGTCATCAACTCGCTGCGCTGA
- a CDS encoding acyl-CoA dehydrogenase family protein — protein MFGLDDDERVITETAAAFATKRLAPHALDWDAAKHFPVEELRAAAELGMAAVYCSEDVGGSGLRRIDAVRIFEQLAAADPTVAAFLSIHNMCAWMIDTYGTREQRKTWVPKLASMESIASYCLTEPGAGSDASALRTRAIRDGEHYVLDGVKQFISGAGSSDVYVVMARTGSEGPRGISTFVVEKDVPGLSFGPDEVKMGWNAQPTAQVIFEGVRVPAENLLGGEEGTGFGIAMNGLNGGRINIAACSLGGAQTAYEKAAAYVRDREAFGASLLDEPTIRFTLADMATALQASRTLLWQAASALDANDPAKVELCAMAKRYVTDACYEVADKALQLHGGYGYLKEYGLEKIVRDLRVHRILEGTNEIMRVVIGRAEAARARAAS, from the coding sequence TTGTTCGGACTCGACGACGACGAGCGGGTCATCACCGAGACCGCGGCCGCGTTCGCGACCAAACGGCTGGCCCCGCACGCACTGGATTGGGATGCGGCCAAACACTTCCCGGTCGAGGAGCTGCGCGCGGCCGCCGAGCTGGGGATGGCGGCGGTGTACTGCAGCGAGGATGTCGGCGGCAGTGGCCTGCGGCGCATCGATGCGGTACGCATCTTCGAGCAGTTGGCCGCCGCCGACCCCACCGTGGCGGCGTTCCTGTCGATCCACAACATGTGTGCGTGGATGATCGACACCTACGGCACCCGCGAACAACGCAAGACCTGGGTGCCGAAGCTGGCCTCGATGGAGTCCATCGCCTCGTACTGTCTGACCGAACCGGGTGCGGGTTCGGATGCCTCGGCGTTGCGGACCAGAGCGATCCGGGACGGCGAGCATTACGTCCTGGACGGGGTCAAGCAGTTCATCTCCGGTGCCGGCAGCTCCGATGTCTACGTGGTGATGGCCCGCACGGGAAGTGAAGGCCCGCGCGGCATCTCGACGTTCGTCGTCGAGAAAGACGTACCGGGGCTGTCGTTCGGCCCCGACGAGGTCAAGATGGGCTGGAACGCTCAGCCGACGGCCCAGGTGATCTTCGAGGGCGTCCGGGTGCCGGCCGAGAACCTGCTGGGCGGCGAGGAGGGCACCGGTTTCGGTATCGCCATGAACGGGCTCAACGGCGGTCGGATCAACATCGCCGCCTGCTCCCTGGGTGGCGCGCAGACGGCCTACGAGAAGGCCGCGGCTTATGTCCGGGACCGGGAGGCCTTCGGGGCATCGTTGCTCGACGAGCCGACCATCCGGTTCACCCTGGCGGACATGGCCACCGCGCTGCAGGCCTCACGAACGCTGTTGTGGCAGGCGGCTTCCGCGCTGGATGCCAATGACCCCGCCAAGGTGGAGTTGTGCGCAATGGCCAAGCGGTATGTCACCGACGCCTGTTACGAGGTGGCGGACAAAGCCCTGCAATTGCACGGCGGTTACGGCTATCTCAAGGAATACGGCCTGGAGAAGATCGTCCGCGACCTGCGGGTGCATCGAATCCTCGAGGGCACCAACGAAATCATGCGCGTCGTGATCGGCAGGGCAGAAGCCGCACGCGCGCGAGCGGCGAGTTGA
- a CDS encoding adenylate kinase, with product MRIVLLGPPGAGKGTQAIKLAEKLGVPQISTGDLFRHNISTGTELGIEAKKYLDAGDLVPASLTNALVDDRLDDEDAAAGFILDGFPRSVEQAVALEEMLRKRGLKLDAVVEFRVPEEELVERLKGRGRADDTEDVIRNRFKVYRDETAPLLDHYSADLKTVDAVGSLDEVFGRALQALGK from the coding sequence TTGAGAATTGTTTTGCTCGGACCGCCCGGCGCCGGCAAGGGCACCCAGGCCATCAAGCTCGCCGAGAAGCTCGGCGTCCCGCAGATCTCGACCGGCGACCTCTTCCGGCACAACATCAGCACGGGCACCGAGCTCGGTATCGAGGCCAAGAAGTACCTCGACGCCGGTGATCTGGTTCCGGCTTCGCTCACCAACGCCCTGGTCGACGACCGGCTCGACGACGAGGACGCGGCGGCCGGCTTCATCCTCGACGGCTTCCCGCGTTCGGTGGAGCAGGCCGTGGCGCTCGAGGAGATGCTGCGCAAGCGCGGCCTGAAGCTGGACGCCGTGGTGGAGTTCCGGGTTCCCGAGGAGGAACTGGTGGAGCGCCTCAAAGGGCGTGGCCGGGCCGACGACACCGAGGACGTCATCCGCAACCGCTTCAAGGTGTACCGGGACGAGACGGCGCCGCTGCTGGACCACTACAGCGCCGACCTCAAGACCGTTGACGCCGTCGGATCCCTCGACGAGGTGTTCGGCCGAGCACTGCAGGCACTCGGCAAGTAA
- the map gene encoding type I methionyl aminopeptidase — protein MVSIPGLRGRKVVPQRSPGELDAMAVAGSLVAKALRAVREAAVPGVSTLDLDRIAESVIRDGGGIPSFLGYHGYPGSICSSVNDRVVHGIPSAAEVLGSGDLVSIDCGAIVDGWHGDSAVTFGVGPLIAADENLSAATRESMEAGIAAMVPGNKLGDVSHAIESGTRAAEIRYDRKFGIVAGYGGHGIGRQMHMDPFLANEGPPGRGPMLVAGSVLAIEPMLTLGTTQTRILDDDWTVVTTDGTRAAHWEHTVAATDDGPRILTLEL, from the coding sequence ATGGTCTCGATCCCCGGGCTGCGCGGGCGAAAGGTCGTGCCGCAACGCAGCCCAGGTGAACTCGACGCCATGGCGGTGGCCGGCTCGCTGGTCGCCAAGGCACTGCGCGCGGTCCGCGAGGCCGCGGTCCCCGGGGTCTCGACGCTGGATCTGGACCGCATCGCCGAATCCGTCATCCGCGACGGCGGTGGCATCCCGTCGTTTCTGGGCTATCACGGATACCCGGGCAGCATCTGTTCGTCGGTCAACGACCGCGTGGTGCACGGCATCCCGTCCGCGGCCGAAGTGCTGGGCTCCGGCGACCTGGTGTCCATCGACTGCGGTGCGATCGTCGACGGCTGGCACGGTGACTCCGCCGTCACCTTCGGTGTCGGCCCGCTGATCGCGGCCGACGAGAACCTGTCGGCGGCCACCAGGGAATCCATGGAAGCCGGAATCGCTGCGATGGTGCCCGGCAACAAGCTGGGCGACGTCTCGCACGCCATCGAGAGCGGCACCCGAGCAGCCGAGATCAGATACGACCGCAAGTTCGGAATCGTCGCCGGCTACGGCGGGCACGGCATCGGTCGCCAGATGCACATGGACCCGTTCCTGGCCAACGAAGGCCCGCCCGGCCGGGGGCCGATGCTGGTGGCCGGCTCGGTGCTGGCCATCGAGCCGATGCTGACGCTGGGCACCACGCAGACCCGGATCCTCGACGACGACTGGACCGTGGTCACCACCGACGGAACACGCGCCGCGCATTGGGAGCACACCGTCGCCGCCACCGACGACGGACCCCGCATCCTGACCCTCGAGCTCTAG
- the secY gene encoding preprotein translocase subunit SecY: MLSAFISALRTADLRRKILFTLAMVILYRVGASLPSPGVNYGNVQQCIEQVSGGESGQIYSLINLFSGGALLQLSVFAVGVMPYITASIIVQLLTVVIPRFEQLRKEGQSGQAKMTQYTRYLAIALAVLQATSIVALAANGGLLQGCALDIIQDQSIFVLVVIVIVMTAGAALVMWMGELVTERGVGNGMSLLIFAGIAAAIPGEGKNILDSRGGMVFTLVCIAALIIVIGVVFVEQGQRRIPVQYAKRMVGRKMYGGTSTYLPLKVNQAGVIPVIFASSLIYIPQLITQLIQSGSSNPGQGWWEKFVADYLSNPSDPIYIALYFGLIVFFTYFYVSITFNPDERADEMKKFGGFIPGIRPGKPTADYLRYVLSRITLPGSIYLGIIAVLPNVFLDIGNSGGGVQNLPFGGTAVLIMIGVGLDTVKQIESQLMQRNYEGFLK; the protein is encoded by the coding sequence GTGCTCTCGGCTTTCATCTCAGCGCTACGGACAGCCGACCTCAGGCGAAAGATCCTGTTCACACTGGCGATGGTCATCCTGTACCGGGTCGGCGCCTCGCTGCCCTCACCCGGGGTGAACTACGGCAACGTGCAGCAGTGCATCGAGCAGGTCAGTGGCGGCGAGTCCGGCCAGATCTACTCCCTGATCAACCTGTTCTCCGGCGGCGCCCTGTTGCAGCTGTCCGTGTTCGCGGTGGGCGTAATGCCCTACATCACCGCGAGCATCATCGTGCAGCTGCTCACCGTGGTGATCCCGCGCTTCGAACAACTCCGCAAGGAAGGCCAGTCGGGCCAGGCCAAGATGACGCAGTACACGCGTTATCTCGCCATCGCGCTGGCCGTTCTGCAGGCCACCTCGATCGTGGCGCTGGCCGCCAACGGCGGCCTGCTGCAGGGCTGCGCGCTGGACATCATCCAGGACCAGAGCATCTTCGTCCTGGTCGTCATCGTCATCGTCATGACCGCAGGCGCCGCCCTGGTGATGTGGATGGGCGAGCTGGTCACCGAGCGCGGCGTCGGTAACGGCATGTCGCTGCTGATCTTCGCCGGTATCGCCGCCGCCATCCCCGGCGAGGGCAAGAACATCCTCGACAGCCGCGGTGGCATGGTGTTCACCCTGGTGTGCATCGCGGCGCTGATCATCGTCATCGGCGTGGTGTTCGTGGAGCAGGGCCAGCGCCGCATCCCGGTGCAGTACGCCAAGCGCATGGTCGGCCGCAAGATGTACGGCGGAACGTCGACCTACCTGCCGCTGAAGGTCAACCAGGCCGGCGTCATCCCCGTCATCTTCGCGTCGTCGCTGATCTACATCCCGCAGCTGATCACGCAGTTGATCCAGAGCGGCAGCAGCAACCCCGGCCAAGGCTGGTGGGAGAAGTTCGTCGCGGACTACCTGTCCAACCCGTCTGATCCCATTTACATCGCGCTGTACTTCGGCCTGATCGTGTTCTTCACCTACTTCTATGTGTCGATCACCTTCAACCCCGACGAGCGCGCCGACGAGATGAAGAAGTTCGGTGGCTTCATCCCCGGCATCCGCCCGGGCAAGCCCACCGCCGACTACCTGCGCTACGTGCTGAGCCGGATCACGCTGCCCGGCTCGATCTACCTCGGCATCATCGCCGTGCTGCCCAACGTCTTCCTGGACATCGGCAACAGCGGTGGCGGCGTACAGAATCTGCCGTTCGGTGGTACCGCGGTGCTGATCATGATCGGCGTCGGCCTGGACACCGTGAAGCAGATCGAGAGTCAGCTCATGCAGCGCAATTACGAAGGCTTCCTCAAGTGA
- a CDS encoding MarR family transcriptional regulator has product MPDSSHGDPRDPIAAARANWEKAGWGDVAGGMVAVTSVMRAHQILLARVESALRPYDLSFSRFELLRLLAFSRAGALPITKASDRLQVHVTSVTHAIRRLEAGGLVRRLPHPTDGRTTLVEITDLGRSTVEDATATLNEKVFADIGMSAEESQRLVASIETLRHSAGDF; this is encoded by the coding sequence ATGCCCGACTCCAGCCACGGCGACCCCAGAGATCCGATAGCTGCCGCCCGCGCGAACTGGGAGAAAGCCGGATGGGGTGACGTCGCCGGGGGCATGGTGGCGGTGACGTCGGTGATGCGGGCGCATCAGATCCTGCTTGCTCGAGTCGAAAGTGCCTTGCGTCCCTACGATTTGAGCTTCTCGCGGTTCGAGTTGCTGCGCCTGCTGGCGTTCAGCCGAGCCGGCGCGCTACCCATCACCAAGGCGTCCGACCGACTTCAGGTACATGTCACCAGCGTCACGCACGCCATTCGCCGGCTGGAGGCCGGTGGACTGGTGCGACGGCTGCCGCACCCCACCGACGGGCGCACCACGCTGGTGGAGATCACCGACCTGGGTCGCTCCACAGTGGAGGACGCGACGGCCACCCTCAACGAGAAGGTGTTCGCCGATATCGGGATGTCAGCCGAGGAGTCGCAGCGCCTCGTTGCCTCGATCGAGACGCTGCGACACAGCGCGGGAGATTTCTGA
- a CDS encoding SAM-dependent methyltransferase: MVAAARALASAEPDALINDPFAAPLVRAVGVEFFTKMVDGSLQVPEEAAEAATAMTTVMAVRTRFFDDFFIHSGLPQAVILASGLDSRAYRLPWAPGAVVYEIDQPEVIDFKTRTLAELGAEPTTDRRTVSVDLRDDWPAALRGAGFDDSVPTAWSAEGLLIYLPPEAQDRLFDHITTLSAPGSTLATEYHRDAGAAIGQRAAEIRRQWGDQGFDLDFADLSYPGERHPVTDYLSARGWDVTARSRPDVFADYGQCFPTSEALAPLRNSLSVIATRSA, translated from the coding sequence ATGGTCGCCGCCGCCCGCGCGCTGGCCAGCGCCGAGCCCGACGCCCTGATCAACGACCCGTTCGCCGCTCCCCTGGTGCGTGCCGTCGGGGTGGAGTTCTTCACCAAGATGGTCGACGGTTCATTGCAGGTTCCGGAGGAAGCCGCCGAGGCGGCGACTGCCATGACAACCGTGATGGCGGTCCGCACCCGATTCTTCGACGACTTCTTCATCCACTCGGGCTTGCCGCAGGCGGTCATCTTGGCCTCGGGCCTCGATTCGCGTGCCTACCGCCTGCCATGGGCGCCGGGGGCCGTCGTCTATGAGATCGATCAGCCCGAGGTGATCGACTTCAAGACCAGGACGCTGGCCGAGTTGGGGGCCGAACCCACCACGGATCGCCGCACGGTCTCGGTCGATCTGCGTGACGACTGGCCCGCCGCGTTGCGCGGCGCCGGTTTCGACGACTCTGTGCCCACCGCGTGGAGCGCTGAGGGGCTGTTGATCTATCTGCCACCCGAGGCGCAGGACCGGCTGTTCGACCACATCACCACGCTGTCGGCGCCCGGGTCGACGTTGGCCACCGAGTACCACCGCGACGCCGGAGCCGCCATCGGGCAGCGAGCCGCCGAGATCCGACGCCAGTGGGGTGATCAGGGCTTTGATCTGGACTTCGCCGATCTGTCGTATCCGGGCGAGCGCCATCCGGTCACCGACTACCTGAGCGCCCGCGGATGGGACGTCACCGCCCGCTCGAGACCTGACGTGTTCGCCGACTACGGGCAGTGCTTCCCGACATCGGAGGCCCTCGCTCCGCTGCGCAACTCACTATCCGTGATCGCCACCAGGAGCGCCTAG